The DNA sequence CGGGTGACCGCTATCCCGGCGCTAACGCCCACAAGCGTAGCCGCGAGACTGGAGAGCGCCACCAGCCAAAAGTGCGCCACGGTCAAGGAGACAAAACTCTCCTGCTGATAAACCGGGCGCGGTAGTTCAGGAAAAAGCGAGCTGAACAGCGGCGCGCTCCAGGGCAACACCAGCAGCAGAGCGACAAACATAGCGATAAGCCACAGCAGCGGATCACGCAGCACCTTCACGCCGGGCCTCCTCGCGCAGCAGGTCGGCAAAATGCAACGTTCCGCAGGCCCGCCCATGCTCATCGACTACCGGCAGAACCTCGCGGCGATGGGCCACGAACTGCGACAGCGCCTCGCGCAGGGTCATTGCCACATTTAACGTATCCCCGGCCAGACGCTCATCGCGGCGCAGATAATCACCGACGCCGCGCAGCGACAGCAGGCGCACGCCCAGTTCACTGCGGCCAAAAAAGGTCTGCACGAACGCATTTTTCGGTGCAAGCAGCATCTGCAGCGGCTCCCCCTGCTGTACCACTTCGCCGCCGTCCATCAACACCAGATGGTCCGCCAGACGCAGCGCCTCATCGATATCGTGAGTCACCAGTACAATCGTTCGCCCCAGCAGGCGATGAATGCGGATCATCTCCTGCTGCAGGACCTCACGCGTCACCGGGTCCAGTGCGCCAAAGGGTTCATCCATCAGCAAGACTTCCGGGTTGGCCGCCAGCGCGCGCGCAACCCCGACGCGCTGCTGCTGACCGCCGGACAGCTGATGCGGATAGCGCTCGCGAAGCAGCGGCTCCAGCCCCAACAATGCCATCAGCTCATCCACCCGCGCCTGAATTTTCTGCCGCGGCCACTTTTGCAGCTGCGGCACGGTGGCAATATTCTGCGCCACCGTCCAGTGGGGGAACAGGCCGATAGACTGGATGGCGTAGCCCATCCTGCGGCGTAGTTCGAGAACCGGCTGCCGGCGGATATCCTGCCCGGCGAAACGGATCGTCCCGCTATCGTGTTCTACCAGCCGATTGATCATCTTCAGCGTGGTTGACTTACCCGAACCTGAAGTCCCAATCAGCACCGAAAACGCCCCTTCGCGCAGATGCAGATTGAGGTTTTTCACCGCAGGCTGTCCGGCAAAGGCTTTATTGACGCCGTCAAACTCAATCACCGGCCTCTCCTTTCAATAATGCGCCCCACAGCGCGAATAACGCATCCACCGCTACCGCCAGCGCAATAGTCGGAATCACGCCCAGTAGCACCAGATCAAGCGCGCTGCTGAGCAGCCCCTGAAAAACCAGCGCCCCGAAGCCCCCCGCGCCAATCAGCGCCGCGACCACCGCCATGCCGACGGTTTGCACGCTGACCACCCGCAGGCTGCGCAACAAAACGGGCAACGCCAGTGGTAACTGCACCTGAAGAAAGCGCTGTCCGCCGCTCATTCCCATCGCTACCGCGCTCTCCAGCGCCTCGCGCGGTACCTGCTGCAGGCCGATCGTTACCCCGCGCACCAGCGGCAGTAGCGCATACAGCACCAGCGCGATCAGCGCGGGCGTTAAACCGGTCCCGGAAACACCGAGCTGCGCCAGCGAAGGGAACTGGCGCGCCAGCCCGGCCAGCGGTGCGATAAGCAGGCCAAACAGCGCCACGGAAGGAACGGTCTGAATGACGTTGAGAGCGGCAAAAACCGGCGATTGCCAGCGAGGATAGCGCCAGACCCAAACGCCAACGGGTAGCCCAATCAGCAGCACCGGCAGCAAAGTGCCAAACAGCAGGATCGCATGTTGATACAGCGCGTCGTCAAAAACGTCGCGGCGATTAACATACTCTTTCAGCACAGAGAGATTGTCGAGATGACCCAATCCGAGCAGCAGCGCGGGCAGCAGCCAGACCTGCGCATTCAGCAGCCAGCGCCACAGGGCACGCGAGGTCAGACGGCGTACGGCATCGCTGGCGATAAGCAGACACAGCGCCAACGCCAGCCAGAGACCGCTGCCTGGCGAGGTACGGGCCAGGGACGACCCCTTCCCGGCCAGCTCCAGCGCTGCGCTGCCGCTGCCCCAAAGCAACACAGGCAGCAGCAGATCTGCCAGCAGGAAGATCTGCAGAAGCGGAAGACGCCCCGGACGCCAGCACAGCATGGCTACCAGCAGCGCTGTCGCCGCCTGAATGCCCGCCAGCCACGGCCAGACCTGCCATAGCCAGCGCCCCTCGCCGGATAACAGCCGGTTTGGCGCATAATTGATAAACGGTAGCGCCATCACCAGCAGCAGCAACAACGCCAGCAGCAGCGCAACCCGGTTATGGCAATGAATCCTCACGCGGCTTCTACTTCAGTAGCCCTTTTTGTTGCAGATAGTCGGCGGCAACTTTCTTCGCATCCAGACCCTCTACCGCAATGCTGGCGTTCAGCTTTTGCAGCGTCTTTTCATCAAGGCTGGCAAATACCGGCTGAAGCCATTCGGCTACCTGCGGGTATTCTTTTAATACCGCTTCACGTATGACGGGCGCCGGCGCATAAATCGGCTGCACGTTCTTTGGGTCGCTCAGAGTTTGCAGACCCAGCGCAGCAACCGGGCCATCGGTACCGTAGGCCATCGCCGCGTTAACGCCGGAGGTTTGCTGCGCCGCCGCTTTAATGGTCACCGCGGTATCGCCGCCCGCGAGCGACAGCAGCTGGTTTTGCTTAAGCTTAAAGTCGTAGGCTTTTTCAAAAGCCGGAAGCGCGTCCGGGCGTTCAATAAACTCCGCCGAGGCGGCCAGCTTAAAGTCACCGCCCTTTTGCAGATAGCCGGCAAGGTCGCTTAATGAAGAGAGGTTATTTTTCTCCGCCAGGTCCTGACGGACGGCGATAGTCCAGGTGTTGTTGGCCGGAGCCGGAGTCAGCCAGACGAGTTTGTTCTTTTCTGCATCCAGCTTTTTGACTTTTTCATAGCCCTGCTGCGCGTTTTTCCACGCCGGATCGTTCTCCTCCTTAAAGAAGAAAGCGCCGTTGCCGGTATATTCCGGGTAAATGTCCAGCTCGCCGGCGGTTATCGCCCCGCGAACCACCGGAGTAGTGCCGAGCTGGATTTTATTGACGGTTTTCACGCCGTGGTTTTCCAGCACCTGCAAAATAATATTGCCCAGCAGCGCCCCTTCGGTATCGATTTTTGAACCGACCTTCACCGGCTCCGCCGCCTGCAGCGGCAGGCTAATCAGGGCCGCCAGCGCACCTGTGCAAATAGTTGCCTTTATCATCCCCACATCCCTCTTTTAATTTGCGCCCCATTAACAGGAGCTTAAGAGAGAAGCGTAGTTCATTCAGGGCGGAGCAGAAAAAGAAAAGGCCGATAATCGGCCTTAAGGATTTATAACAAATTCGCATTAGATATTATGCGCGTATTTCTGCCGGGCGGCGGCTGGCGCCTTACCCGGCAGTTTCCTCTGTTACAGCAGCTCAAATTCGCTCTGCTTCACGCGAGCGGAATCGACGCCAATAAAGACGTTGAATTTACCCGGCTCGGCATCGTACTTCATCTGCTGGTTCCAGAACTTCAACGCCTCAACGTCAATCGGGAAGCTGATGGTTTGCGTTTCACCGGCTTTAAGCGTCACCTTCTTAAAGCCGCGCAGCATTTTAACCGGGCGGCTCATGGAGGCGGTGACGTCCTGCAGATAAAGCTGAATCACCGTCGCGCCTTCGCGTTTACCGGTGTTGGTCACCTGCACGCTGGCGGTAACGCTGCCGTCACGCTGCATGGTCGGCGCCGACATTTTCACGTCGGAAACGCTAAAAGTGGTGTAGCTCAGCCCGTAGCCAAATGGATAAAGCGGACCGTTGGCCTCGTCGAAGTAGCGCGAAGTGTACTTATTCGGCTTATCCGCATTGTACGGACGGCCGGTATTGAGGTGGCTGTAGTAGGTTGGGATCTGTCCGACCGAACGCGGGAAGGACATCGGCAGCTTGCCCGACGGGTTATAGTCGCCGAACAGCACATCGGCAATAGCGTTGCCGCCTTCGGTACCAGCGAACCAGGTTTCCAGTATGGCATCAGCCTGCTGGTCTTCTTTCACCAGCGCCAGCGGGCGACCGTTCATCAGCACCAGCACCAGCGGCTTGCCGGTGGCCTTCAGGGCGCTAATCAGGTCACGCTGGCTTTGCGGCAGAGTGATGTCGGTACGGCTGGAGGCTTCATGGGCCATGCCCTGCG is a window from the Klebsiella oxytoca genome containing:
- a CDS encoding ABC transporter ATP-binding protein yields the protein MIEFDGVNKAFAGQPAVKNLNLHLREGAFSVLIGTSGSGKSTTLKMINRLVEHDSGTIRFAGQDIRRQPVLELRRRMGYAIQSIGLFPHWTVAQNIATVPQLQKWPRQKIQARVDELMALLGLEPLLRERYPHQLSGGQQQRVGVARALAANPEVLLMDEPFGALDPVTREVLQQEMIRIHRLLGRTIVLVTHDIDEALRLADHLVLMDGGEVVQQGEPLQMLLAPKNAFVQTFFGRSELGVRLLSLRGVGDYLRRDERLAGDTLNVAMTLREALSQFVAHRREVLPVVDEHGRACGTLHFADLLREEARREGAA
- a CDS encoding ABC transporter permease, whose translation is MALPFINYAPNRLLSGEGRWLWQVWPWLAGIQAATALLVAMLCWRPGRLPLLQIFLLADLLLPVLLWGSGSAALELAGKGSSLARTSPGSGLWLALALCLLIASDAVRRLTSRALWRWLLNAQVWLLPALLLGLGHLDNLSVLKEYVNRRDVFDDALYQHAILLFGTLLPVLLIGLPVGVWVWRYPRWQSPVFAALNVIQTVPSVALFGLLIAPLAGLARQFPSLAQLGVSGTGLTPALIALVLYALLPLVRGVTIGLQQVPREALESAVAMGMSGGQRFLQVQLPLALPVLLRSLRVVSVQTVGMAVVAALIGAGGFGALVFQGLLSSALDLVLLGVIPTIALAVAVDALFALWGALLKGEAGD
- a CDS encoding ABC transporter substrate-binding protein, translated to MIKATICTGALAALISLPLQAAEPVKVGSKIDTEGALLGNIILQVLENHGVKTVNKIQLGTTPVVRGAITAGELDIYPEYTGNGAFFFKEENDPAWKNAQQGYEKVKKLDAEKNKLVWLTPAPANNTWTIAVRQDLAEKNNLSSLSDLAGYLQKGGDFKLAASAEFIERPDALPAFEKAYDFKLKQNQLLSLAGGDTAVTIKAAAQQTSGVNAAMAYGTDGPVAALGLQTLSDPKNVQPIYAPAPVIREAVLKEYPQVAEWLQPVFASLDEKTLQKLNASIAVEGLDAKKVAADYLQQKGLLK